In Pradoshia eiseniae, a single genomic region encodes these proteins:
- a CDS encoding Parvovirus coat protein VP1-like protein, with the protein MRNPKRKRGFCVPGYRYCGPGCSGPGSPTNAVDSCCKRHDDCYQRYGPCKYCDDLFLDCLRPKINRQTNMGRDAALFYNVMRLRSAFK; encoded by the coding sequence ATGAGAAATCCAAAACGAAAAAGAGGTTTTTGTGTGCCTGGATACCGCTATTGCGGTCCAGGATGTTCAGGTCCCGGTTCTCCAACCAATGCAGTGGACTCCTGCTGCAAGCGCCACGATGATTGTTATCAAAGATATGGTCCATGCAAATATTGTGATGATCTGTTTTTGGACTGCTTGCGTCCGAAAATAAACCGCCAGACGAATATGGGCAGGGATGCAGCCTTATTCTATAATGTCATGAGACTCAGAAGTGCTTTTAAGTAA
- a CDS encoding GNAT family N-acetyltransferase, whose translation MVEEYLNRKILETNRCVMMPFQKTDYDEVKQLYMNQEVRRYLGGVRKEEELPLIFDEMCHTRDENHWVVRNKDTNGLVGVISLGPHHDGSFHEISYQLLPEWWGNGYGLEAVRTILDYAFDVLHLPKVIAETQIANLPSRKLLEKAGMREEQRLIRFGAEQVIYTMAKQ comes from the coding sequence TTGGTTGAAGAATATTTGAACAGGAAGATACTTGAAACTAATCGATGTGTAATGATGCCCTTTCAAAAGACAGATTATGATGAAGTGAAGCAGTTATATATGAATCAGGAAGTGAGAAGATATTTAGGCGGCGTGCGGAAAGAAGAGGAGCTGCCGCTAATATTTGATGAGATGTGTCATACGAGGGATGAGAATCATTGGGTAGTCAGGAATAAGGACACGAATGGTTTAGTTGGGGTTATTTCGTTAGGCCCCCATCATGATGGGTCCTTCCATGAAATCTCCTATCAGCTTTTGCCAGAATGGTGGGGGAACGGCTATGGATTGGAAGCCGTTCGGACCATTCTTGATTATGCCTTTGATGTGCTGCATTTACCTAAAGTCATAGCGGAAACACAGATCGCCAATCTGCCATCACGAAAATTGCTGGAGAAAGCGGGAATGCGGGAGGAGCAACGACTGATTCGGTTTGGTGCGGAGCAAGTCATCTATACAATGGCAAAACAGTGA